One genomic window of Alphaproteobacteria bacterium 33-17 includes the following:
- a CDS encoding UDP-N-acetylglucosamine diphosphorylase/glucosamine-1-phosphate N-acetyltransferase has protein sequence MTSKPSKSQYSVIILAAGKGTRMKNNVPKLMHKIAGEHLVYYPIQLAKALKAIEVAAVINEENLQLNQYIESFGIKTYTQKEQLGTAHAVRCAADPMDLNTDYTIILYGDTPLITEATIKSGIESLRSHSNASCMVFCFMMEESNQYGKLLVADEYVVDIVEYFEDKDSQIPHCNSGIIIVESKYLKEALGKISNNNNKNEYYLTDVVKVLESMKRKSLYYVGTKEEFLGVNSQEERDIADKVLQKRIVNQLFTKGVTIYNPETSYFDYNIYIESGVEIEPNVQIKKGARIENGALIRSFSYLEDCKIGKNAIVGPYARVRPKTVLHENVHLGSFVEAKNAEINENSKANHLAYLGDIKIGRNVNIGAGTIVCNYDGFNKYNSEIGDNVFVGSNSCIISPINIGEGSIIGAGSVVAKTVESDSLVIARAEEKHLKNKAKSFRQIKKAKSAK, from the coding sequence ATGACGTCAAAACCAAGTAAAAGTCAATATTCAGTTATAATATTAGCAGCGGGTAAGGGTACTCGTATGAAAAATAATGTGCCAAAACTAATGCATAAGATTGCAGGCGAACATTTGGTATATTATCCTATTCAGCTTGCAAAAGCATTGAAGGCTATTGAGGTTGCAGCGGTAATAAATGAGGAAAATTTACAGCTAAATCAGTATATTGAGTCATTTGGTATCAAAACATATACACAAAAAGAACAATTAGGTACTGCGCATGCCGTAAGATGTGCAGCAGATCCAATGGATTTAAATACAGATTACACTATTATATTATATGGCGACACTCCGCTCATTACAGAGGCTACTATTAAAAGCGGTATAGAAAGCCTCAGAAGTCATAGTAATGCATCATGTATGGTGTTTTGCTTTATGATGGAAGAAAGCAATCAATATGGAAAGCTATTGGTCGCTGATGAATATGTTGTTGATATTGTTGAATATTTTGAGGATAAAGATTCTCAAATACCGCACTGTAATTCAGGTATTATCATAGTAGAGTCAAAATATTTAAAAGAAGCGCTTGGTAAAATATCGAATAATAATAACAAAAACGAGTATTATCTTACAGATGTTGTAAAGGTTTTAGAATCAATGAAGCGTAAATCACTTTATTATGTAGGTACCAAAGAAGAGTTTTTAGGCGTAAATTCACAGGAAGAAAGGGATATTGCTGATAAAGTATTGCAAAAAAGAATTGTAAATCAGTTATTTACTAAAGGCGTAACCATATATAACCCAGAAACATCATATTTTGACTATAACATATATATAGAGTCAGGCGTGGAAATTGAGCCTAATGTACAAATTAAAAAGGGTGCTAGAATTGAAAATGGGGCGCTTATCAGGTCATTTTCATATTTAGAAGATTGTAAAATAGGTAAAAACGCCATAGTTGGACCATATGCAAGAGTAAGACCGAAGACTGTATTACATGAAAATGTGCATTTAGGAAGCTTTGTAGAAGCAAAAAATGCTGAAATAAATGAAAATTCCAAAGCAAATCATTTAGCTTACTTAGGGGATATTAAAATTGGCAGGAATGTAAACATTGGTGCAGGTACTATTGTATGTAACTATGATGGGTTTAATAAATATAACTCAGAAATTGGCGATAATGTATTTGTAGGATCCAATTCTTGCATCATTTCACCTATCAATATAGGAGAGGGTTCTATAATAGGAGCAGGATCAGTAGTTGCAAAAACAGTAGAAAGTGACTCACTTGTAATTGCAAGGGCTGAAGAAAAGCATTTGAAAAACAAAGCAAAATCCTTCAGGCAAATAAAAAAGGCAAA
- a CDS encoding CDP-diacylglycerol--glycerol-3-phosphate 3-phosphatidyltransferase, translating to MILRSLPNYLTLSRIVIIPFVVLLYYMGFCKLSASLFAYACITDFLDGYLARHYSLQSNLGRTLDPIADKLLVGAVIIMLVNFAQINIIPATAIICREILVSGLREFLAEIRVSVPVSNLAKIKTGVQMVALFILILGEEGTGSKMVPIIGDVFIWIAAMLTIVTGYAYVRSGVKYLV from the coding sequence ATCATACTTAGGTCCTTGCCAAATTATTTAACATTATCTCGTATAGTAATCATACCATTTGTTGTATTACTATATTACATGGGATTTTGTAAATTATCCGCAAGCCTATTTGCCTATGCCTGCATTACCGACTTTCTTGATGGTTATCTTGCCCGCCATTATTCCTTACAATCTAACTTGGGTAGAACCTTAGACCCTATTGCTGACAAACTTTTAGTTGGCGCAGTTATAATAATGCTGGTTAACTTTGCTCAAATTAACATAATTCCTGCAACTGCTATTATTTGCCGCGAAATTTTAGTTTCAGGGCTTCGTGAATTTTTAGCAGAAATACGCGTAAGCGTTCCTGTATCTAACCTTGCTAAAATCAAAACCGGCGTTCAAATGGTTGCTCTATTTATTCTGATTCTAGGTGAAGAAGGTACAGGTAGTAAGATGGTTCCTATTATCGGAGATGTATTTATTTGGATTGCAGCTATGCTTACTATAGTTACAGGCTATGCATATGTACGCTCAGGTGTTAAGTATCTGGTTTAA